Proteins co-encoded in one Cupriavidus metallidurans CH34 genomic window:
- a CDS encoding Bug family tripartite tricarboxylate transporter substrate binding protein: MRPRSLNLRAMLSLALFLASPFVFAKGYPDKPIRLIVPYAAGGSTDQLARIIQKPMSEYLGQPVVVENKPGAGGAIGTDVVAKSAPDGYTLVFGNTGPNAVIQLLRKVPYDTLRDLRPISTVAIAPMILAVPADSPAKSMKEFLAYARKQGTAMNIGSVGNGSLSHLTSEYFNEMAGLKMEHIPYTGGAPLMTAFLNGQVQAAFVTGLDGAVMVGSGKVRYLAVASPGRTEVVPGLPTMAEDVPGFKSQAWFGVLAPKGIPPEVEKKLRDAITKAVAQPEVRKIFIDRKVEPRSGSAEDLEKLIRDEIGQWNPVITKFNIRL; encoded by the coding sequence ATGCGCCCCCGGTCTTTGAACCTGCGTGCGATGCTCTCGCTCGCCCTTTTTTTGGCATCGCCCTTCGTTTTTGCCAAGGGATACCCCGATAAGCCGATCCGGCTCATCGTTCCCTACGCTGCTGGCGGCAGCACCGATCAGCTCGCTCGGATCATTCAAAAGCCGATGAGCGAGTATCTGGGACAACCCGTTGTTGTCGAAAACAAGCCGGGCGCAGGTGGCGCCATTGGTACCGACGTGGTCGCAAAATCGGCGCCCGACGGATACACCCTCGTCTTCGGTAACACTGGGCCAAATGCCGTTATTCAGCTGCTGCGGAAGGTGCCGTACGACACGCTGCGAGACCTCCGTCCGATTTCCACGGTCGCGATTGCACCGATGATTCTGGCCGTACCGGCCGACAGCCCAGCGAAGTCCATGAAGGAGTTTCTCGCGTATGCCCGCAAGCAAGGCACGGCGATGAACATTGGCTCGGTTGGCAATGGCTCGCTGTCGCATCTCACGAGCGAGTACTTCAACGAGATGGCTGGACTGAAGATGGAGCACATTCCGTACACGGGTGGCGCCCCTCTGATGACGGCGTTTCTGAACGGTCAGGTCCAAGCTGCATTCGTAACCGGTCTTGACGGCGCCGTGATGGTCGGGTCGGGCAAAGTCCGGTACTTGGCCGTGGCCTCTCCCGGCCGAACTGAGGTCGTACCGGGTCTTCCCACCATGGCCGAGGATGTTCCCGGCTTCAAGAGTCAAGCCTGGTTTGGCGTACTTGCACCCAAGGGCATCCCCCCGGAGGTAGAGAAGAAGCTGCGCGATGCAATCACCAAAGCCGTCGCACAGCCCGAGGTGCGCAAGATCTTTATCGACCGCAAAGTCGAACCTCGCAGCGGCAGCGCAGAAGACCTGGAAAAGCTCATCCGCGACGAGATCGGGCAATGGAACCCGGTTATCACGAAGTTCAACATCCGCCTCTAA
- a CDS encoding PDR/VanB family oxidoreductase: MNTSQIELRLKRITFEAERISSFEFVSADANPLPGFQPGAHIDLHLQQGMIRSYSLANAASADPLYYRVAVQREPNGRGGSRWAHDKLRVGDKVWATPPQNDFPLDECASSTVFFVGGIGITPVLPMLRRLDAIGREWKLMYASRSPGETAFAEELQRIDAGRGRIVHFHDSEPGQRLEIRATVAALPASTHVYCCGPTGMIDDFLAVTAERDPSTVHYERFGAAQQAATEGGFDVVLHRSGAKYRVEPGKTILDVLLDNNVAVPYSCCNGVCGSCRTEIIDGQADHRDDFLSDEEKQANQAIMVCCSGARSKTLVLDL; the protein is encoded by the coding sequence ATGAACACCTCGCAAATTGAACTTCGACTGAAGCGAATCACGTTCGAAGCAGAGCGCATCTCTTCGTTCGAATTTGTTTCCGCTGATGCGAATCCCTTACCGGGCTTCCAACCCGGCGCACACATCGACCTGCATCTCCAACAGGGAATGATCCGCAGCTATTCCCTTGCCAATGCAGCGTCGGCAGATCCTTTGTATTACCGTGTCGCCGTCCAGCGCGAACCCAATGGCCGAGGTGGCTCCCGCTGGGCCCACGACAAACTCCGCGTGGGTGACAAGGTCTGGGCCACGCCTCCACAGAACGACTTCCCCCTTGACGAATGTGCGTCGAGCACCGTTTTCTTCGTGGGCGGCATCGGAATTACCCCTGTCCTTCCGATGCTCCGCAGACTCGACGCCATCGGCCGAGAATGGAAGTTGATGTACGCCAGCCGTTCACCGGGCGAAACCGCCTTCGCCGAAGAGCTCCAGCGCATCGATGCCGGGCGAGGCCGGATTGTCCATTTTCATGATTCCGAGCCTGGTCAGCGTCTGGAGATCCGTGCCACGGTTGCAGCACTGCCCGCTTCAACGCATGTGTACTGCTGCGGCCCCACCGGCATGATTGACGACTTCCTGGCAGTCACCGCCGAGCGAGACCCGTCCACAGTTCACTACGAACGCTTCGGTGCAGCCCAACAGGCGGCAACGGAGGGCGGCTTTGATGTGGTCTTGCATAGGAGTGGCGCAAAGTACCGCGTGGAGCCCGGCAAGACCATCCTGGATGTGCTGTTAGATAATAACGTTGCAGTGCCCTATTCCTGTTGCAACGGCGTCTGCGGAAGCTGCCGGACGGAGATCATCGATGGTCAAGCCGACCATCGCGATGACTTCCTCAGTGACGAAGAGAAGCAGGCCAACCAGGCCATCATGGTTTGCTGCTCTGGCGCACGCTCCAAGACGCTAGTGCTAGACCTTTGA
- a CDS encoding thiolase C-terminal domain-containing protein, giving the protein MTRTLKGQVAVIGIGESQYYRHGKSPDSEFKLALQAILAACKDAGIDPREIDGFSSFSDDRNDPSRIAAALGLPRLRATTMQWGGGGGGCCAAVANGAASIQAGLADCVVVFRSLAQGQFGRFGRTSGVDTISGEKAYLMPYGVLTPPQRFAMRARRFMHDHGVRQEALRAIALASYHHAQSNPRAVMYGKPLSEEKYDQSRWIAEPFHLFDCCMENDGAAAVILVSAERAKDFPGKAAYILGAAAGSGYRTGAIPHNSPLYGSASFDTVAPDLFKMAGISHTDVGVVQSYENFTGGVVMALAEHGFFKPDEANEFLTLENLIAPSGKLPLNTSGGNLAECYMHGFELVLEAVRQIRGTSCNQAPKNDVALVIGGPMVTPVSNLLLASQEVAQ; this is encoded by the coding sequence GTGACGCGAACGCTCAAGGGACAAGTTGCGGTGATCGGCATTGGCGAGAGTCAGTACTATCGCCACGGCAAATCGCCCGACAGTGAATTCAAGCTTGCACTGCAGGCCATTCTGGCTGCTTGCAAAGATGCCGGCATCGATCCGCGCGAGATTGACGGCTTCTCGTCGTTCAGTGATGACCGTAACGATCCTTCGCGAATTGCCGCTGCACTGGGCCTTCCCAGGCTTAGGGCGACGACGATGCAATGGGGGGGCGGCGGTGGCGGCTGCTGTGCGGCAGTGGCCAATGGCGCAGCTTCCATTCAGGCCGGCTTGGCGGATTGCGTGGTTGTCTTCCGCTCCCTCGCTCAGGGCCAGTTTGGACGCTTTGGTCGCACTTCCGGCGTCGATACGATTTCCGGGGAAAAGGCATACCTGATGCCTTACGGGGTGCTCACGCCGCCTCAGCGTTTTGCCATGCGAGCACGACGGTTCATGCATGACCACGGCGTCCGGCAGGAAGCCCTGCGCGCCATTGCATTGGCGTCCTACCACCACGCGCAGTCCAATCCTCGGGCCGTTATGTACGGAAAGCCGCTGAGCGAGGAGAAGTACGACCAGTCGCGATGGATTGCCGAACCGTTCCATCTGTTTGACTGCTGCATGGAAAATGATGGGGCTGCGGCCGTGATCCTCGTATCGGCAGAACGTGCGAAGGATTTTCCGGGCAAAGCGGCGTACATCCTCGGAGCCGCCGCAGGCTCCGGGTATCGAACCGGCGCCATCCCCCATAACTCGCCGCTCTATGGCAGCGCCAGCTTCGACACTGTAGCGCCCGACCTATTCAAGATGGCCGGCATCAGCCATACCGATGTGGGTGTAGTTCAGAGCTATGAGAATTTCACGGGTGGCGTGGTGATGGCGCTTGCGGAGCACGGATTCTTCAAGCCGGACGAGGCGAACGAGTTCCTGACCCTGGAAAACCTTATCGCTCCGTCCGGGAAGCTCCCGCTAAACACGAGCGGAGGAAACCTTGCAGAGTGCTACATGCATGGCTTCGAACTCGTCCTTGAAGCTGTCCGTCAAATTCGCGGTACATCGTGCAACCAGGCTCCGAAGAACGATGTTGCCTTGGTAATCGGTGGGCCGATGGTAACCCCTGTCAGCAATCTTTTGCTGGCATCGCAGGAGGTGGCGCAATGA
- a CDS encoding Rieske 2Fe-2S domain-containing protein: MLSREDNELLVRVGPGTAMGTMMRLYWIPFLKSSEVTAGGQPYRVRLLGEDLVAFRDNSGNVGLVDHTCPHRGAPMVFGRNENDGLRCVYHGWKFKVSGQCEEMPCEPADSPMCKRMKIKAYPVKERNGILWAYMGPDAENAPELPDVEWNMVPEEQVAISMRVQECNWLQALEGELDSAHAAILHGRVGEGGVINQWRQAQDLSPTFECVQHDAGISIGARRKTPDGENYVRVNQFLMPFWTLVPPQSQFPELSGHAWVPIDDEHTLCLMFSYHPAKPFYERTRKLFKEGHNGRETGHHSDNAFEKRPVTEPYHTYWSKFNRGNAYQFDYQSQVEKYNSGMPGLWIQDAACQSGTTPILDRSKEHLGTSDTGVARMRRVLLEAVKKLVATGEHPVSSNAPAAFRWRAVSLTIPLGGDWTKLGEEAMRAEPGKDFGYTP; encoded by the coding sequence ATGCTTTCTCGCGAAGACAACGAACTGCTCGTGCGCGTCGGGCCTGGCACGGCCATGGGCACGATGATGCGGCTGTACTGGATCCCTTTCCTCAAGTCCTCAGAGGTAACTGCCGGGGGTCAGCCTTACCGCGTCAGGCTCCTTGGCGAGGATTTGGTTGCATTCCGTGACAACAGCGGCAATGTTGGCCTGGTCGACCACACGTGCCCTCATCGTGGCGCGCCGATGGTCTTTGGTCGCAACGAGAATGACGGGCTGCGCTGCGTGTATCACGGCTGGAAGTTCAAGGTCAGCGGCCAATGTGAGGAGATGCCTTGCGAGCCTGCAGACAGCCCGATGTGCAAGCGGATGAAAATCAAGGCCTACCCTGTCAAGGAACGCAACGGCATCCTGTGGGCCTACATGGGCCCTGATGCCGAGAATGCCCCGGAGCTTCCCGACGTCGAATGGAACATGGTGCCGGAGGAGCAAGTTGCCATTTCCATGCGCGTTCAGGAATGCAACTGGCTTCAGGCGTTGGAAGGCGAACTCGACTCCGCGCACGCCGCCATTCTCCACGGCCGTGTTGGCGAAGGCGGCGTCATCAACCAATGGCGCCAGGCGCAGGATCTGAGCCCCACGTTCGAGTGTGTGCAGCACGACGCCGGAATCAGCATTGGCGCACGCCGGAAGACGCCGGACGGCGAAAACTATGTTCGCGTCAATCAGTTCCTGATGCCGTTTTGGACCCTGGTCCCCCCCCAATCCCAGTTCCCTGAACTGAGCGGCCACGCATGGGTACCCATCGACGATGAGCACACGCTGTGCCTGATGTTCTCGTACCACCCTGCAAAGCCCTTCTATGAGCGCACTCGCAAGCTCTTTAAGGAAGGACACAACGGGCGTGAGACCGGTCACCACTCGGACAACGCGTTTGAAAAGCGTCCAGTAACGGAGCCGTATCACACCTACTGGAGCAAGTTCAATCGAGGTAACGCTTACCAGTTCGACTACCAGTCCCAAGTGGAAAAGTACAACTCCGGCATGCCAGGTTTGTGGATTCAGGACGCAGCCTGTCAGTCGGGCACAACGCCGATTCTCGACCGGAGCAAGGAGCACCTCGGCACGAGTGACACCGGTGTTGCTCGCATGCGCCGAGTTCTGCTGGAGGCAGTCAAGAAGTTGGTTGCAACCGGTGAGCATCCGGTTTCAAGCAATGCACCGGCGGCGTTCCGGTGGCGTGCCGTGTCGCTGACCATCCCACTTGGCGGCGACTGGACGAAGCTAGGCGAAGAAGCAATGCGCGCCGAACCGGGCAAGGACTTTGGCTACACGCCCTGA
- a CDS encoding Zn-ribbon domain-containing OB-fold protein: protein MTDQTVDTPYLPPGLPIPVAEPDGLSAPFWNGLREGRLLFQHCNHCQTWQFGPEWLCHQCHEFDPGWREVEPRGRIYSWERVWHASHDALTGHPPYLAVLVELPDAGNVRIVGNLLGDPMQDVVIGSEVVGVFEHHPDANPPFSLLQWQLAPVSSID, encoded by the coding sequence ATGACCGACCAAACCGTCGATACCCCATACCTCCCTCCTGGTCTGCCTATTCCCGTGGCTGAACCGGACGGACTCTCCGCTCCATTCTGGAATGGCTTGCGCGAAGGTCGTCTGCTCTTCCAGCACTGCAATCATTGCCAAACTTGGCAGTTCGGCCCCGAATGGCTGTGCCACCAGTGCCACGAGTTTGATCCAGGATGGCGAGAGGTTGAGCCTCGTGGCCGTATCTACAGTTGGGAACGTGTTTGGCACGCCTCTCACGACGCACTGACCGGACACCCACCGTATCTTGCTGTTCTGGTCGAGCTGCCAGACGCCGGGAATGTTCGCATTGTGGGAAATCTCCTAGGAGACCCCATGCAAGACGTCGTCATCGGCTCTGAAGTCGTTGGGGTATTTGAACACCACCCAGACGCCAACCCGCCATTTTCCTTGCTGCAGTGGCAACTGGCCCCCGTCAGTTCGATCGACTGA
- a CDS encoding FadR/GntR family transcriptional regulator: MTYAQEATAEPRASAGTNVIAGILAYLQDRRLQPGDRLPSERDLAERLGVGRNAVREALATLVTLRVVESRPNSGVYLRHMSRESSFEALVLLTDIGATPTPTEVTETMEVRAHLELLAVSLACQRRTDEDLARMEAILARTDQTLEAGGNIAEMDTDFHIAVVDAAHNSVLVRTLNAFYRFTARRREVLFADHTQGLASAREHRQMLEHISNRDISKAERLILQHMDRATTYWSSYLET; encoded by the coding sequence ATGACCTACGCACAAGAAGCCACCGCTGAACCGCGCGCCAGCGCCGGCACGAACGTTATTGCCGGCATCCTGGCGTATTTGCAGGACCGGCGCCTGCAACCAGGCGATCGCTTGCCATCTGAGCGCGACCTGGCCGAGCGACTCGGTGTTGGCCGAAATGCTGTTCGTGAAGCGCTTGCGACTCTTGTCACACTTCGGGTGGTCGAGTCGCGCCCCAACTCCGGCGTCTATCTGCGTCACATGTCCCGGGAAAGCAGCTTCGAAGCGCTCGTACTGCTGACCGACATTGGCGCAACGCCCACCCCGACTGAGGTGACGGAGACGATGGAGGTTCGTGCCCATCTTGAGTTGCTCGCCGTCAGCCTGGCGTGCCAACGCCGCACCGACGAAGACCTCGCCCGGATGGAAGCGATCCTTGCCCGCACTGACCAAACGCTCGAGGCTGGCGGAAACATCGCCGAGATGGATACGGATTTCCATATCGCCGTCGTCGACGCCGCACACAACTCAGTGCTGGTTCGCACCCTCAACGCCTTCTATCGGTTTACCGCACGCCGACGAGAAGTACTGTTTGCTGACCATACCCAAGGCCTCGCGTCGGCCCGCGAGCATCGCCAAATGCTGGAGCACATCAGCAACCGCGACATCTCAAAAGCTGAACGCTTAATCCTCCAGCATATGGATCGAGCAACCACCTACTGGTCCAGCTACCTGGAAACCTGA
- a CDS encoding CaiB/BaiF CoA transferase family protein encodes MLNNIEADFPPHVPRPADAPTALDGLRVVDFTHFIAGPFATMMLADMGADVIKIEAPGRGDDFRQYPPVHSDLGQGAPFLWSNRNKRSIAIDLKTPEGLDVARELIASADVVVENFSTGVMERFGLDYATCKADNPRLVYCSVSAYGRTGAFADRLGFDPIAQAESGFVSMNGYSDREGVRALSPVMDISTAMMACNAILGALLAREKSGKGQAVEIALFDNAVLMTGYAPMQYLFSGADPQRHGNTSPDTCPSGVFKAKDKSFYINSGNNGIFQRLMTQVIGRPELAADPNYATGDLRRARRDELFEILGNAFAEHPWSHWQGLMRAAGIPSGELRSVGDAIRSPEARESRIVSRIPHPKVGWVPNIASPIRYSDTPMVDPTPAPAVGEHTLEVLRDVLGYDDDKVEGLRRAGGLGKGQRELSKESAS; translated from the coding sequence ATGCTGAATAATATCGAAGCGGATTTTCCGCCGCACGTTCCGCGCCCTGCCGATGCACCGACTGCTCTCGACGGCCTGCGCGTCGTAGATTTCACTCACTTCATTGCCGGCCCGTTCGCAACAATGATGCTGGCCGACATGGGCGCCGACGTCATCAAGATTGAAGCGCCGGGGCGTGGCGACGACTTCCGCCAGTATCCGCCAGTTCACTCGGACCTCGGACAAGGTGCGCCGTTTCTCTGGTCCAATCGCAATAAGCGAAGCATTGCCATCGACCTGAAGACGCCGGAAGGTCTCGATGTCGCGCGAGAACTCATCGCCAGTGCTGACGTAGTCGTCGAAAATTTCTCCACCGGCGTGATGGAAAGGTTTGGCCTCGACTACGCAACCTGCAAAGCCGACAACCCACGTCTGGTCTATTGCTCGGTATCTGCGTATGGTCGCACCGGTGCCTTCGCTGACCGCCTTGGATTCGATCCAATCGCCCAGGCAGAAAGCGGCTTCGTTTCGATGAACGGATATTCCGACCGCGAAGGCGTCCGCGCGCTGTCGCCGGTGATGGACATCAGTACGGCCATGATGGCCTGCAATGCCATTTTGGGAGCTCTGCTGGCTCGTGAGAAGTCAGGTAAGGGCCAGGCTGTCGAAATTGCACTCTTCGACAACGCGGTTCTGATGACTGGCTACGCTCCGATGCAGTACCTGTTCAGCGGCGCCGACCCTCAACGCCACGGCAACACGAGCCCGGACACCTGCCCGTCTGGCGTTTTCAAGGCAAAGGACAAGTCCTTCTATATCAACTCCGGCAACAACGGCATCTTCCAGCGCCTGATGACGCAAGTTATCGGCCGTCCGGAGCTAGCTGCCGATCCAAACTATGCGACGGGCGATTTGCGCCGAGCCCGTCGCGACGAGCTCTTCGAGATTCTCGGCAATGCGTTCGCAGAACACCCCTGGAGCCACTGGCAAGGGCTGATGCGTGCGGCAGGCATCCCCAGCGGAGAACTGCGTAGTGTCGGCGATGCCATTCGCTCGCCCGAGGCACGAGAAAGCCGGATTGTCAGCCGAATCCCCCACCCCAAGGTCGGTTGGGTTCCGAACATCGCCTCCCCGATTCGCTACAGCGATACGCCTATGGTCGATCCAACGCCGGCGCCCGCGGTCGGCGAACACACACTGGAAGTACTCCGGGATGTGCTCGGCTATGACGATGATAAGGTCGAAGGTCTGCGACGTGCCGGAGGCCTGGGCAAAGGCCAGCGCGAACTATCCAAGGAATCCGCATCGTGA